A section of the Rossellomorea marisflavi genome encodes:
- a CDS encoding nitric oxide synthase oxygenase, whose translation MPLLDEAQAFLIQFYHESEKSGSDLKERLREVKEEIDSKGTYTHTNEELTFGAKLAWRNSNRCIGRLFWNSLQVFDRRDAATEEKVMDALEAHLEYATNGGKIRPTITVFRPSEQDEEDIRLWNHQLVRYAGYEDGKGDPHSIEFTQKCRALGWEGEGTDFDILPLVVQIGDRTPVWKRISPDLALEVPLRHPEFSWFGDLGLKWYGVPLISDMELKVGGISYKAAPFNGWYMETEIGARNLADETRYNLLPKVAGHMGLDTSRNITLWKDKALIELNIAVLHSFKEQGVNIVDHHTAAQQFRLFEENEKKADRKVTGDWTWLIPPVSPATTHMFHKEYDNTWKSTNYFYQKKPY comes from the coding sequence ATGCCACTCCTGGATGAAGCACAGGCCTTTTTGATACAGTTTTATCATGAATCGGAGAAAAGCGGATCCGACCTGAAAGAACGGTTGCGTGAAGTGAAGGAAGAAATTGATTCCAAGGGTACCTATACCCATACGAATGAGGAGCTGACGTTTGGTGCAAAGCTTGCTTGGCGTAATAGCAACCGGTGCATCGGACGATTGTTCTGGAATTCCCTCCAGGTGTTCGACCGTCGGGATGCGGCCACGGAAGAAAAGGTAATGGACGCATTAGAAGCTCATTTGGAGTATGCGACGAATGGCGGGAAGATCCGACCGACCATCACGGTATTCAGACCGTCTGAACAGGACGAAGAAGACATTCGCCTTTGGAATCACCAGCTCGTTCGATATGCGGGGTATGAAGATGGAAAGGGGGATCCCCATTCCATCGAATTCACCCAAAAGTGCAGGGCACTTGGATGGGAAGGGGAAGGGACGGATTTTGATATCCTTCCACTTGTCGTCCAGATAGGCGACCGGACACCTGTATGGAAGAGGATTTCACCGGATCTAGCTCTTGAAGTGCCACTCCGTCATCCTGAATTTTCATGGTTCGGGGACCTGGGGCTGAAATGGTACGGGGTTCCCCTCATATCGGATATGGAGCTCAAAGTCGGAGGGATTTCTTATAAGGCAGCCCCGTTCAATGGATGGTATATGGAAACGGAAATCGGAGCCCGGAATCTTGCAGACGAGACGCGCTACAATCTTCTGCCCAAAGTGGCAGGCCATATGGGACTGGATACATCCAGAAACATTACGCTGTGGAAAGATAAAGCCCTCATCGAGCTGAATATCGCCGTCCTGCATTCCTTCAAGGAACAGGGTGTGAACATTGTTGACCATCACACGGCAGCCCAGCAGTTCCGCCTTTTTGAAGAAAATGAAAAAAAGGCAGACCGGAAAGTTACAGGTGATTGGACATGGCTCATTCCTCCCGTTTCACCGGCCACGACCCATATGTTCCACAAGGAATATGACAACACGTGGAAATCCACGAACTACTTTTATCAAAAAAAGCCTTATTAA
- a CDS encoding RNA polymerase sigma factor has protein sequence MSHDLKDIELYHRVIHQKDSSALRELYRQYEKLIYSFSYKMTGNRELAEEVIQEVFMKLWKTHAHYEESKGKFSSWLLTMTRNTCLDAIRKGKKHDTVEYIEKDTLQVDHETPHDLLEWKEKGAAIRDCISGLKEDQQTMVQLFYFKGKTQQSISEATDTPLGTVKGRIRLALKHLHTCLKGKGGQFE, from the coding sequence ATGTCCCATGATCTAAAGGATATTGAATTGTACCACCGCGTCATTCATCAAAAAGATTCATCCGCACTGCGCGAGCTCTACAGACAATACGAAAAACTCATCTATTCCTTTTCATATAAAATGACAGGAAACCGTGAGCTTGCCGAAGAAGTCATACAAGAGGTCTTCATGAAACTCTGGAAAACCCACGCACACTATGAAGAATCCAAAGGGAAATTTTCATCTTGGTTACTCACTATGACCCGGAACACCTGTCTGGATGCCATCCGGAAAGGAAAGAAACACGACACCGTGGAATATATAGAAAAAGACACCCTCCAGGTCGACCATGAAACGCCTCATGACCTCCTGGAATGGAAGGAAAAAGGGGCCGCCATACGAGATTGCATCAGTGGACTAAAGGAAGATCAGCAAACGATGGTTCAGCTCTTCTACTTCAAGGGTAAGACGCAGCAGTCCATTTCCGAGGCTACCGACACACCGCTCGGAACGGTCAAAGGCAGGATCCGCCTTGCACTAAAACATCTGCATACTTGTCTGAAAGGGAAAGGAGGTCAATTCGAATGA
- the mreBH gene encoding rod-share determining protein MreBH → MLSNSEIGIDLGTANILVYSKNKGIILNEPSVVAIDTETKSVLAVGAEAKNMIGKTPGKIVAVRPLKDGVIADFDVTTEMLKQVMRKASKKLGFSIRKPTVVVCTPSGATSVERRAIQDAVRGSGAKSVTLIEEPVAAAIGADLPVGEPVANVIVDIGGGTTEVAIISYGGVVSCNTIRIGGDQMDEDIIQYVRKRYNLLIGERTAEQVKIEVGQALIEHDERTMEIRGRDLVTGLPKTIELTSLQIQEALKESLLHILETIRATLENCPPELSGDIVDRGVILTGGGSLLNGLQDWLSHEIVVPVHLAPNPLESVAIGTGRSLTVIDKLQKVK, encoded by the coding sequence ATGCTATCAAACTCTGAAATCGGAATCGACTTAGGTACTGCAAATATACTAGTCTATAGTAAAAATAAAGGAATTATCCTGAATGAACCATCCGTGGTCGCCATCGACACAGAAACAAAATCTGTTCTGGCCGTCGGAGCTGAAGCGAAGAATATGATTGGGAAGACACCCGGTAAAATCGTAGCCGTACGTCCGTTGAAAGATGGCGTCATCGCAGACTTCGACGTCACTACTGAAATGCTGAAGCAAGTGATGAGAAAGGCCAGCAAAAAACTGGGCTTCTCCATCCGAAAACCAACCGTTGTCGTTTGTACCCCGTCTGGTGCAACATCCGTTGAACGCAGAGCGATCCAGGATGCCGTACGTGGCAGCGGAGCAAAATCCGTCACCCTCATTGAAGAGCCTGTAGCAGCTGCCATCGGAGCAGATCTTCCAGTAGGAGAACCCGTGGCAAACGTCATCGTCGATATCGGCGGGGGAACAACCGAAGTCGCCATCATCTCATACGGCGGCGTCGTTTCCTGCAACACGATCCGCATCGGTGGAGATCAGATGGATGAAGACATCATCCAATATGTACGCAAACGTTACAATCTCCTGATCGGTGAAAGAACAGCGGAACAAGTAAAGATCGAAGTCGGTCAAGCTCTCATCGAACACGATGAACGCACGATGGAAATCCGCGGACGTGACCTCGTCACTGGACTTCCAAAGACCATCGAACTTACGTCACTGCAAATCCAGGAAGCACTTAAAGAGTCTCTCTTACATATCCTTGAGACCATCCGTGCCACGCTTGAAAACTGCCCGCCTGAACTGAGCGGTGATATTGTCGATCGCGGTGTCATCCTGACTGGAGGAGGTTCCCTTCTCAACGGCCTTCAAGATTGGCTGAGCCATGAAATCGTCGTACCGGTCCACCTGGCACCGAACCCGCTTGAATCTGTAGCCATCGGAACAGGACGCTCCCTTACGGTCATTGACAAGCTTCAAAAAGTAAAATAA
- a CDS encoding anti-sigma factor: MTQHQCDHILDYYNGHLSELEKAAFEKHLASCSECQEFLKELEQISGYLPYSSEPVEPPTDLEDRVFARILNESEEKQEPAAAPRQKRRRPWIFPSIAAALALSIIGNAYLFTQLEDQKRVVEEATIDEVVEYAELAPVSGKGTGTASIIKQGKQTSMVVQASDLAKLSDKEVYQVWLIKDEKPERAGTFVTSGDGKGSVIFKFNEEFTEKDWDQVAVSLEPDANSELPQGEIVLAADI; encoded by the coding sequence ATGACTCAACATCAATGCGATCACATACTGGATTACTACAACGGTCATTTATCTGAACTTGAAAAAGCGGCGTTCGAGAAGCATCTTGCCTCCTGCTCAGAATGCCAGGAATTCTTGAAAGAACTTGAACAGATATCCGGCTATCTGCCCTACTCATCTGAGCCGGTCGAACCACCAACCGACCTTGAGGACAGAGTATTTGCCCGTATATTGAATGAATCTGAGGAAAAACAAGAACCGGCTGCCGCTCCACGTCAGAAGCGCAGACGGCCATGGATCTTCCCATCCATAGCTGCTGCACTGGCCCTGTCCATCATCGGCAACGCCTACCTCTTCACACAGCTTGAAGATCAAAAACGTGTGGTGGAGGAAGCCACAATCGATGAGGTGGTCGAGTACGCAGAGCTTGCCCCGGTCAGCGGGAAAGGTACGGGAACAGCGAGCATCATCAAGCAAGGAAAGCAAACCAGCATGGTTGTCCAGGCATCGGATCTTGCAAAACTCTCTGACAAGGAAGTGTACCAGGTTTGGCTCATCAAGGATGAAAAGCCCGAGCGTGCAGGAACTTTCGTCACCAGCGGTGATGGGAAAGGATCGGTCATCTTCAAATTTAATGAAGAATTCACGGAAAAAGATTGGGATCAAGTGGCCGTGTCTCTTGAACCTGACGCCAACAGTGAGCTGCCACAAGGAGAAATCGTCCTCGCAGCAGATATTTAA